Proteins encoded in a region of the Ruegeria sp. AD91A genome:
- a CDS encoding SDR family oxidoreductase: protein MIERLKGKRVLVTAAAQGIGLASVVAMAREGAIVYATDINITNLNSIRGENLENLEIFEMDVTNDESVQEGAERAKPDVLFNCAGFVHHGTILEATDDEWDFAMDLNVRSMVRTVKAVLPGMLERGGGSIINMSSALGSVIGAPNRFVYGATKAAVVGLTKSVAVDFITQGIRCNCICPGTVDSPSWRGRVDELGKQLGSREEALAQFVARQPMGRVAKAEEIAALVVYLASDESAFTTGHTHVIDGGWSGQ from the coding sequence ATGATAGAAAGACTTAAGGGAAAGCGTGTGTTGGTTACAGCTGCGGCGCAAGGGATCGGACTTGCCAGCGTGGTTGCAATGGCGAGAGAGGGCGCGATTGTCTATGCGACCGACATAAACATCACAAACCTAAACTCGATTCGGGGCGAGAATCTCGAAAATTTGGAAATTTTCGAGATGGATGTGACGAATGATGAAAGTGTCCAAGAAGGTGCCGAGCGGGCCAAACCAGACGTTCTGTTTAATTGTGCTGGGTTCGTGCATCACGGCACAATTCTCGAAGCAACAGATGACGAATGGGATTTTGCCATGGACCTAAACGTTCGTTCAATGGTGCGCACTGTTAAGGCTGTTTTGCCCGGAATGCTTGAGCGTGGCGGAGGGTCGATAATCAATATGTCGTCCGCGTTGGGATCTGTAATAGGCGCGCCAAATCGCTTCGTCTATGGCGCGACTAAGGCTGCTGTTGTTGGGCTGACGAAGTCGGTGGCCGTGGATTTTATAACGCAAGGAATTCGGTGCAATTGCATATGCCCGGGAACGGTCGACAGTCCCAGTTGGCGGGGCAGGGTCGATGAATTGGGCAAGCAACTGGGCAGCAGAGAAGAAGCGCTTGCACAATTTGTGGCACGTCAACCTATGGGGCGTGTGGCAAAAGCAGAAGAGATTGCTGCATTGGTCGTCTATCTGGCGAGTGATGAGAGTGCATTCACCACAGGACACACACATGTAATTGATGGGGGTTGGTCAGGCCAATGA
- a CDS encoding NAD(P)-dependent oxidoreductase produces the protein MRPETLAYDRDCGLAITKRDTSPGGQEIMSKQFDVAVLGTGLMGVPMARNLLKSGLSVTAWNRTLDKAKPLVAEGATVTDTAALAIADADIIVTMLSDGYATGALLADAAFCEHLKPGMIWIDMSSAKPEHAREQSAQLARMGISHLDAPVSGGTRGAEAATLAIMVGGDKDVLEQVKPILSAMGQPVHVGPSGSGQLCKLANQTIVAVTISAVAEATLLAQQGGADPMALRSALKGGFADSVILQQHGERMSEGNFAPGGLCKFQLKDLDNTLEEARSLGIELPNTQSVRDRFKYLIDEMAGAELDHSALYLELKKRNKMS, from the coding sequence GTGAGGCCAGAAACGTTAGCGTATGACAGAGATTGTGGTTTGGCCATAACCAAGCGTGATACATCCCCAGGAGGACAGGAAATCATGAGCAAACAGTTTGATGTCGCTGTGTTGGGAACCGGCCTGATGGGCGTTCCCATGGCGCGGAATCTCCTCAAATCTGGCTTGTCTGTGACCGCATGGAACCGAACCCTAGACAAAGCCAAACCCTTGGTTGCGGAAGGTGCGACGGTAACGGACACCGCCGCGCTGGCGATAGCGGATGCAGACATTATTGTGACCATGCTTTCGGATGGATACGCAACTGGTGCGCTGTTGGCTGACGCGGCGTTCTGCGAGCACTTGAAGCCTGGAATGATCTGGATTGATATGTCTAGCGCCAAGCCTGAACACGCCCGAGAACAATCCGCGCAATTGGCCAGGATGGGGATATCTCATTTGGATGCCCCGGTTTCCGGTGGCACAAGAGGCGCCGAGGCGGCAACCCTTGCGATCATGGTAGGAGGAGACAAAGACGTACTGGAGCAAGTTAAACCAATTCTTTCAGCAATGGGCCAACCTGTCCACGTCGGCCCTAGTGGCTCAGGGCAATTGTGCAAACTGGCCAATCAAACAATTGTTGCAGTAACAATTTCAGCCGTCGCCGAAGCGACACTTTTGGCACAGCAAGGGGGTGCGGATCCAATGGCCCTGCGTTCGGCATTGAAAGGCGGATTTGCTGATAGCGTTATCCTGCAACAACACGGTGAACGAATGTCTGAGGGCAATTTCGCACCCGGTGGCTTGTGTAAATTTCAGCTAAAGGACTTGGACAACACGTTGGAAGAAGCGAGAAGCCTAGGCATCGAACTGCCCAACACGCAATCTGTACGCGACCGCTTCAAGTATCTTATTGACGAAATGGCTGGGGCTGAACTGGACCATTCGGCTCTGTATCTGGAACTCAAAAAACGGAACAAAATGTCGTGA
- the denD gene encoding D-erythronate dehydrogenase: MNRILVIGGGGMLGQKLAHRIAAEKTFGVNAQVSLFDLAFPPNSAVGNQIEGSLTAPGIAKSFAAQRPDVIFHLAAIVSGQAETDFALGWGVNLMATWALLNALKDEHEVSKGEYRPRLVFASSIAVFGAPFPDKINDEFLSAPLTSYGAQKAASEIMITDFSRKGFINGISLRLPTLCVRPGKANAAASSFFSGIIREPLNGEEAILPVADTVRHWHASPRAAAAFLTHAANLDTELLNDRRSLNMPGVSCTVSEQIEALRTVAGQDAVALIKRTPDAAIESIVKNWPRDFETDRALDLGFRAESSFDDIVRVYLEDDYKR, translated from the coding sequence GTGAACCGGATTCTTGTCATTGGCGGAGGAGGGATGTTGGGCCAGAAGTTGGCTCATCGCATTGCGGCTGAAAAGACCTTTGGTGTGAATGCCCAAGTCTCACTGTTCGATCTCGCGTTTCCGCCAAACAGTGCGGTAGGCAATCAGATTGAGGGAAGTTTGACAGCGCCCGGCATAGCCAAGTCTTTCGCCGCACAGCGCCCAGACGTCATTTTCCATCTCGCTGCTATAGTTTCTGGACAAGCTGAGACCGACTTTGCATTGGGTTGGGGCGTCAACCTCATGGCGACGTGGGCACTGCTAAACGCGCTCAAGGATGAACACGAGGTGTCCAAAGGCGAGTACCGGCCGCGATTGGTTTTTGCCTCTTCCATAGCAGTTTTTGGAGCACCATTCCCCGACAAGATAAATGATGAGTTTCTCTCTGCGCCTTTAACCAGTTACGGGGCGCAGAAAGCGGCATCGGAAATAATGATCACGGACTTTAGCAGAAAAGGATTTATCAACGGTATTTCTCTGCGGTTGCCGACTTTGTGCGTACGCCCCGGTAAAGCCAACGCTGCCGCTTCGTCCTTTTTTTCAGGGATTATCCGAGAGCCTTTGAACGGAGAGGAGGCCATATTGCCTGTTGCCGATACTGTACGCCACTGGCACGCCAGTCCACGCGCAGCAGCGGCCTTCTTGACCCACGCTGCCAACTTGGACACCGAACTTTTGAACGACCGACGCTCGTTGAATATGCCCGGCGTGAGTTGCACGGTATCAGAACAGATTGAAGCGCTGCGTACTGTAGCTGGCCAGGACGCTGTTGCCTTAATAAAACGTACTCCTGACGCGGCAATTGAAAGTATAGTTAAGAATTGGCCCCGTGACTTTGAAACGGATCGTGCGCTGGACTTGGGATTCCGGGCGGAATCGAGTTTTGACGATATTGTCCGCGTGTATCTGGAGGATGACTACAAGCGTTAG
- a CDS encoding GntR family transcriptional regulator, translating into MNEEVDIYQDLKMRLISNGFEHGSKVRAEELRKEYGCSASAVREVLFRLAAVGLVDFQEQKGFRVPKRSPQKLIELTHVRVLLEAEGTAMSIRNGGVDWEARLTAAHHKLSHIEKRIHAANDPSDLVEIWFGSEKEFHQTLISACGSETLKQMHGRIYSQFRQQLMVADRNFEFISQNIRHHADILEAALSGDEQLTRDKIHDHLKRHLTGKTMGH; encoded by the coding sequence ATGAACGAAGAAGTAGATATTTATCAAGATCTTAAGATGCGTCTAATCTCTAATGGATTCGAACATGGATCCAAGGTGCGGGCCGAAGAACTGCGAAAAGAGTATGGTTGTTCTGCGAGTGCAGTTCGTGAAGTCCTTTTTCGTTTGGCCGCTGTTGGTTTGGTGGACTTTCAGGAACAAAAGGGATTCCGCGTGCCAAAGCGTTCCCCGCAGAAGCTTATCGAATTGACACACGTCCGTGTTTTGCTGGAGGCAGAAGGCACAGCAATGTCGATCCGAAATGGCGGAGTGGATTGGGAGGCAAGATTGACGGCTGCACATCACAAACTCAGCCATATCGAAAAACGCATTCACGCCGCAAACGACCCGAGCGACCTTGTCGAGATCTGGTTTGGCTCGGAGAAGGAATTTCACCAAACGCTGATTTCTGCTTGTGGATCGGAAACGTTGAAGCAAATGCATGGCCGAATTTATTCTCAATTCAGACAGCAATTGATGGTGGCAGACCGCAATTTCGAGTTCATCTCTCAAAACATAAGGCATCATGCAGATATACTAGAAGCTGCTCTGTCAGGGGATGAGCAATTAACAAGAGACAAAATTCACGACCACCTTAAGCGCCACTTGACCGGAAAGACGATGGGCCACTAA
- a CDS encoding TRAP transporter substrate-binding protein yields the protein MKIVKTAAVAAVATTMAAGFAMAETTKLRIQTHFSPETLSGQMAAKFIEDIQEMSNGEIEVEMFYSSSVVKSVETFDAAATGILDCDMTGGGYQTGKNPAFQFAGDLLGGYQNPYQQMAWLLHGGGREAVNDLYNGYDMEFIGWWIPGPESLASTKPIAKVEDFKDWKFRSPPGLATKVFAELGASPIVMDFNEIFTALETGIIDGADAANLTNNVGLGLYEIAGHTNYPGFHSMPADHLACRKDVWEAMPAHHKKIMEVAMDSLALHNATINEVQNAQTAKDLQAKGVQLYEWSPEDLAAYRAAVQVGWTEFATTPEAQALLESHINFLRDLGAMQ from the coding sequence ATGAAAATAGTCAAGACAGCGGCCGTGGCGGCCGTAGCCACGACAATGGCAGCCGGCTTTGCGATGGCTGAAACAACGAAGCTTAGAATTCAAACCCATTTCTCGCCCGAAACTCTATCTGGCCAGATGGCCGCAAAATTCATTGAAGACATTCAGGAAATGTCGAACGGCGAAATCGAAGTTGAAATGTTCTATTCCTCTTCGGTGGTCAAATCAGTTGAAACATTCGATGCCGCAGCTACGGGAATTCTGGATTGCGACATGACGGGCGGCGGCTATCAGACCGGTAAGAATCCGGCCTTCCAGTTTGCGGGCGACCTGCTCGGCGGATACCAGAACCCATATCAGCAAATGGCTTGGCTTCTTCATGGCGGCGGTAGAGAAGCCGTAAACGATCTGTACAACGGCTACGACATGGAGTTCATCGGATGGTGGATTCCCGGGCCGGAGTCGCTTGCTTCGACCAAGCCGATTGCAAAAGTGGAAGACTTCAAGGATTGGAAGTTCCGCTCGCCTCCAGGCCTGGCGACCAAAGTGTTCGCGGAACTTGGCGCTTCTCCGATCGTGATGGACTTCAACGAAATCTTTACGGCTTTGGAAACCGGTATCATTGATGGCGCGGATGCTGCAAACCTGACTAACAACGTGGGTCTGGGTCTATACGAGATCGCAGGTCACACAAACTATCCCGGTTTTCACTCGATGCCTGCAGATCACCTGGCCTGTCGCAAAGACGTTTGGGAAGCTATGCCTGCGCACCACAAGAAGATCATGGAAGTCGCAATGGATAGCTTGGCATTGCACAATGCCACAATCAATGAAGTGCAGAACGCTCAGACTGCAAAAGACCTGCAAGCAAAAGGGGTTCAGTTGTACGAATGGTCGCCTGAAGACCTGGCAGCGTATCGCGCGGCCGTTCAGGTCGGTTGGACTGAATTCGCGACGACCCCTGAGGCACAGGCACTTTTGGAAAGTCACATCAACTTCCTGCGTGACCTGGGAGCGATGCAGTAG
- a CDS encoding mandelate racemase/muconate lactonizing enzyme family protein, with amino-acid sequence MKIKRIISHVLQYDMPEVLGYSQQYYDKRTTHLVEVQTDEGVTGWGECFGPGNIAVANKSIVEKVIQPMVLGLDPLDKDVIWHKVYNLLRDHGQSGMPMQALSGVDIALWDITGKITGLPLHKLVGGAHRTSVPCYGYGMMLRDEPISDLANRFEDEAAKIKAMGFTATKMKTGFGPKPDVKLCEAVRRGVGDDFPFMVDANHAYTTSDAFFVGRALEELDAYWFEEPVAPEDIDGYRELRSSLKVNISGGEAVFNRWAWRNLLENRGIDIAQPEVCALGGVSEYLRVLALCHAHFTPVVNHVWGSAIAVATNLHLLAAMPAIPGGLHPWEPMLEFDTTDNKFRDDLLTLPLEIQNQVKANNGRVMIPTGPGLGVEPDRDFIDHYRIEG; translated from the coding sequence ATGAAAATCAAAAGAATAATAAGTCACGTACTGCAGTACGACATGCCGGAAGTTCTGGGCTATTCGCAGCAGTATTATGACAAGCGGACAACCCATCTCGTTGAAGTTCAAACGGACGAAGGGGTGACAGGCTGGGGAGAGTGCTTTGGCCCCGGCAACATAGCAGTAGCAAACAAGTCCATCGTCGAAAAAGTAATCCAACCTATGGTGCTGGGTTTGGACCCATTGGACAAAGACGTGATCTGGCACAAGGTGTACAACCTTCTCCGAGATCATGGGCAAAGTGGAATGCCAATGCAGGCCTTGTCCGGGGTAGATATCGCCCTTTGGGACATCACGGGCAAAATCACTGGCCTCCCCCTCCACAAGCTTGTCGGCGGTGCGCATCGGACAAGTGTTCCGTGCTACGGCTACGGCATGATGCTGCGGGATGAACCGATTTCTGATCTGGCCAACCGTTTCGAAGATGAAGCTGCAAAGATCAAGGCAATGGGGTTTACCGCGACCAAAATGAAAACCGGCTTTGGTCCGAAGCCTGATGTAAAGCTGTGCGAGGCGGTGCGACGCGGAGTTGGTGACGACTTTCCTTTTATGGTCGATGCAAACCATGCCTATACGACTTCGGACGCATTTTTTGTCGGTCGTGCGTTGGAAGAACTGGACGCATATTGGTTCGAAGAACCCGTCGCGCCAGAAGACATTGACGGGTACCGCGAACTGCGCTCTTCGCTTAAAGTCAACATCTCGGGCGGAGAGGCGGTATTCAATCGCTGGGCCTGGCGCAATCTTCTTGAAAATCGCGGCATCGATATAGCGCAGCCAGAAGTATGCGCTTTGGGCGGTGTTTCAGAGTATCTCAGGGTACTGGCCCTATGCCACGCACATTTCACTCCGGTCGTAAATCACGTCTGGGGCAGCGCCATCGCCGTCGCAACTAATCTGCACCTACTGGCCGCCATGCCAGCGATTCCAGGCGGTTTGCATCCATGGGAGCCAATGCTGGAGTTCGACACAACGGACAACAAGTTTCGGGACGATCTGCTGACCCTTCCGCTGGAAATTCAAAATCAGGTCAAGGCCAACAACGGCCGTGTCATGATCCCGACTGGCCCCGGACTGGGTGTCGAGCCGGATCGAGACTTTATCGATCACTACAGGATCGAAGGATAG
- a CDS encoding TRAP transporter small permease subunit, with the protein MHKNSGGPIEWLIPLAFVATASWLVWHLPAFLLDWLPYTSESLKSQVTEIYLRSDVTPEMSGVFGGYIDVIDVAALVLLPVLAVIGTKTVRPATMEFEGSTVMDRVALFIGRVTMMMIAIMTVVMLYEVFMRYILEKPTEWANEMTLWFASFVFLMSGYYAMQQRSHIRIFLLYDAVPRWLQRVFDTVSTILIVLFAFFLVYGSYKQVFVNKLYKWELYGSAFNPPIPATLQPMVLIVITLVAMQAILNLISDWNKEPEIHTDEPDEDEIEMIKRAVGQD; encoded by the coding sequence ATGCACAAGAATTCAGGCGGACCAATTGAATGGCTCATACCGTTGGCCTTCGTCGCGACTGCCAGTTGGCTTGTTTGGCATCTTCCAGCATTCCTGTTGGATTGGCTGCCTTACACCTCAGAATCTCTCAAAAGTCAGGTAACGGAAATCTACCTCCGCAGCGACGTCACGCCCGAAATGTCTGGTGTGTTCGGGGGGTACATCGACGTCATCGACGTGGCCGCGCTAGTGCTTTTACCTGTTCTTGCAGTGATTGGCACAAAGACCGTGCGCCCGGCGACGATGGAGTTCGAAGGCTCGACGGTTATGGACCGCGTCGCCCTGTTCATAGGCCGAGTTACGATGATGATGATAGCAATCATGACTGTCGTGATGCTCTACGAAGTCTTCATGCGCTACATACTGGAAAAGCCGACCGAGTGGGCCAACGAAATGACACTCTGGTTCGCCAGCTTTGTGTTTTTGATGTCTGGCTACTACGCCATGCAGCAACGCAGTCACATTAGAATATTCCTGCTGTACGATGCAGTTCCACGTTGGCTTCAGCGCGTTTTTGATACGGTTTCGACAATACTGATCGTGCTGTTTGCCTTCTTCCTGGTCTACGGCAGCTACAAACAGGTGTTCGTCAACAAGCTCTATAAATGGGAGCTTTATGGCTCCGCCTTCAATCCTCCGATCCCGGCGACATTGCAGCCGATGGTGCTGATCGTGATTACGCTCGTCGCAATGCAAGCAATTTTGAACCTGATCTCGGATTGGAACAAAGAACCGGAAATCCACACGGATGAACCGGATGAGGATGAGATTGAAATGATCAAGCGGGCGGTGGGACAAGACTGA
- a CDS encoding TRAP transporter large permease subunit produces MDIGTISLILMVALIVLLAIGMPLGLASASLAVLVLVLKFEPTLLLNPFSFGDGILTGRPGTGPLYILAQKIYGLLTDYVLISVPLFIFMASLLERSGIARDMYSSLNVWLSRTRGGIAIVTSIMAVIMAAMSGIIGGEVVLLGLIALPQMLRLGYDQNLAIGVICASGSLGTMIPPSIVLIIYGLITETSIKSLFTASFIPGFMLASMIILYIIIRTRLNPHHAPLPEPDPNDPEPVEKRKLFAAFMSIVVAGFSTVLFVRAAFFELSGSNAASQGEPARLGTADYLPWFAGITIVALLLIFFVFGRQRAKIGWEMGKGLVAPLVVIGVVLGSIYGGITGITEAAGMGAFAVLIIAILRGEGSFELVWDSLMRTLKSTGTIIWVTIGAAALAGAYTIAGGPQYVADLIVGQDLPTMLVILVMMLILLFMGAFMDWVGIVLLIIPVFLPIVLRLPIEEIGLIGQLQPSHVAIWFGVVFCMNMQVSFLSPPFGPAAFYLKSVAPPHISLTDIFRGFLPFIGIQLLALSVLLIWPGIIALLL; encoded by the coding sequence ATGGATATTGGAACAATCTCACTCATCCTGATGGTCGCCCTGATCGTGCTTCTGGCGATCGGTATGCCCTTGGGTCTGGCCTCGGCCTCGCTTGCGGTTCTGGTTCTCGTCCTGAAGTTCGAACCTACACTTCTTTTGAACCCATTTTCATTCGGCGACGGCATTCTGACCGGCCGGCCGGGAACAGGGCCACTCTACATCCTGGCGCAGAAGATATACGGGCTCTTAACGGACTACGTGCTCATATCCGTGCCATTGTTTATCTTCATGGCGTCGTTGCTAGAGCGGTCCGGGATCGCGCGCGACATGTATTCGTCGCTGAATGTCTGGCTGTCTAGAACACGTGGCGGCATCGCGATCGTGACCTCGATCATGGCAGTTATCATGGCGGCCATGTCCGGCATTATCGGCGGTGAGGTTGTCCTGCTGGGCCTTATCGCCCTGCCCCAGATGCTGCGACTTGGCTACGATCAGAATCTCGCCATCGGCGTGATATGCGCCTCGGGGTCGCTGGGTACCATGATCCCGCCCTCGATCGTTCTGATCATCTATGGGCTGATCACCGAAACCTCGATCAAGTCGCTGTTCACCGCGTCGTTCATTCCCGGCTTCATGCTGGCCTCGATGATCATCCTGTACATCATCATCCGCACGCGGCTGAATCCTCACCACGCGCCGCTGCCTGAACCGGACCCGAACGACCCTGAACCGGTTGAAAAACGCAAGCTGTTTGCGGCCTTCATGAGCATCGTCGTAGCCGGTTTTTCCACCGTTCTGTTTGTCCGCGCTGCGTTTTTCGAGCTTTCTGGCTCGAACGCCGCCAGCCAGGGCGAACCAGCGCGATTGGGGACAGCTGACTACCTGCCCTGGTTTGCCGGCATCACGATCGTCGCCCTTCTGCTGATCTTCTTCGTCTTTGGCAGGCAGCGCGCCAAAATCGGGTGGGAAATGGGCAAAGGCCTCGTCGCGCCGCTGGTCGTCATCGGCGTCGTGCTCGGCTCGATCTATGGCGGGATCACAGGCATCACCGAGGCAGCAGGCATGGGCGCCTTCGCCGTTCTGATCATCGCCATTCTGCGGGGCGAAGGATCATTCGAGCTGGTTTGGGACAGTTTGATGCGGACGCTGAAGTCCACCGGCACCATCATCTGGGTGACCATCGGGGCCGCCGCGCTGGCGGGTGCTTACACCATAGCCGGCGGGCCTCAATATGTGGCCGATCTGATCGTCGGGCAGGACCTGCCGACCATGCTGGTTATCCTGGTGATGATGCTGATCCTGCTGTTCATGGGCGCGTTCATGGATTGGGTCGGCATCGTCCTGTTGATCATTCCAGTCTTTCTGCCGATCGTCCTTCGCCTTCCCATTGAGGAAATCGGACTCATTGGCCAGTTGCAGCCGAGCCATGTCGCCATCTGGTTTGGCGTCGTATTCTGTATGAACATGCAGGTCAGCTTCCTGTCCCCCCCATTTGGCCCGGCCGCGTTCTACCTGAAGTCGGTGGCCCCTCCGCATATCAGCCTGACGGATATCTTCCGCGGCTTCCTCCCATTCATCGGGATCCAGTTGCTGGCGCTTTCCGTTCTTCTGATCTGGCCGGGCATCATCGCGCTGCTTTTGTGA
- a CDS encoding phytanoyl-CoA dioxygenase family protein: MLTQDQIGKFQTDGYLVVEDVIPADVLDRVQAEYSDVLNRLYDGWYKKGLVKEEPSGMTFWDKLLSAYQAGCDYFQPLDISLPGDRIMADTPFHIGPAVFDLLTAYPMLDIVEQLIGPELVSNPIQHVRLKPPALKLTKDEVRAHITATDWHQDRAVALEDADQSDMVTVWIAVNDATVENGCLQVLPKTRDQSILPHCARTQTGIAEGFIDEDRALPLPVKAGGIILFDPLTPHASLVNETDRFRWSFDIRFSAAGQPTGRDHFPSFIARSRSCPETELRDWRVCKANWESARARLSGQPHIDLHRWTSDSPFCA, from the coding sequence ATGCTGACACAAGATCAGATTGGCAAGTTCCAGACAGATGGATACCTCGTGGTCGAGGATGTAATTCCCGCCGATGTCCTGGATCGGGTACAAGCCGAATACTCGGATGTCCTGAACCGGCTCTATGATGGTTGGTACAAAAAGGGTCTGGTCAAGGAAGAGCCGTCCGGAATGACCTTCTGGGACAAACTTCTGTCCGCCTATCAGGCTGGTTGCGACTATTTCCAGCCGCTGGACATCTCGTTGCCCGGCGATCGGATCATGGCGGACACACCTTTCCATATTGGGCCCGCCGTGTTCGACTTGCTGACGGCCTACCCCATGCTGGACATCGTCGAGCAGTTGATCGGGCCAGAGTTGGTCAGCAATCCGATCCAGCACGTTCGGCTGAAGCCCCCTGCCCTCAAGCTGACAAAGGACGAGGTTCGCGCGCACATCACCGCAACGGACTGGCATCAGGACCGGGCGGTTGCGTTAGAGGACGCGGACCAGTCCGACATGGTCACGGTTTGGATTGCCGTCAACGATGCAACGGTCGAAAACGGCTGCCTGCAAGTGCTGCCAAAGACCCGGGATCAATCCATCCTGCCGCATTGTGCGCGGACGCAGACAGGTATTGCCGAGGGGTTCATTGACGAAGACCGCGCCCTGCCCCTGCCCGTCAAGGCGGGTGGGATCATCCTGTTTGACCCTTTGACGCCACATGCTTCGCTGGTCAATGAAACAGACAGGTTCCGCTGGTCGTTCGATATCCGCTTCAGCGCGGCAGGTCAGCCCACAGGCCGAGACCATTTCCCCAGCTTCATCGCAAGGTCCAGATCGTGCCCCGAAACCGAATTGCGGGATTGGCGTGTCTGCAAGGCCAACTGGGAGTCGGCGCGAGCACGGCTGTCCGGACAACCGCATATTGATCTTCACCGGTGGACATCAGACTCGCCCTTTTGCGCCTAG
- a CDS encoding UxaA family hydrolase: MTFVRLDRTDSVVVATRPLEAGSVVEDVTTNARIPSGHKVAMRMLALGEPVRKYAQIIGYATQPIQPGDHVHTHNVEFRNTSVNYEFATDLRPTKPATSVDTFMGYHRDNGRVGTRNYVAVLTTVNCSATAARMIANHFTLEKLAEYPNVDGVVAFVHGTGCGMADSGDGFEALQRVMWGFAKHPNHAAVLMVGLGCEMNQIDWLLDAYGLKQSPTFQTMNIQNVAGLRRTVEMGISKINQMLPLANKAQRSEAPASELMVALQCGGSDAWSGVTANPALGHACDLLVAQGGTGVLAETPEIYGAEHLLTRRALDRATGEKLVGLIDWWQDYTARNHGSMDNNPSPGNKQGGLSTILEKSLGAAVKGGTSPLTGVFKYAEPITRKGFTFMDSPGYDPASVTGQIAAGCNLVCFTTGRGSAFGSKPAPTLKIATNSELATRMPEDMDVDAGDILTKGVSVEEKGQEIYRRLLQVASGARTKSEAQGLGDYEFVPWQIGAMM, encoded by the coding sequence ATGACTTTTGTACGTTTAGATCGAACGGATAGTGTGGTGGTTGCCACTCGACCCTTGGAGGCAGGCAGTGTTGTCGAGGATGTCACGACTAATGCGCGCATCCCTTCAGGTCACAAGGTCGCCATGCGGATGCTTGCGCTAGGCGAACCGGTCAGAAAATACGCCCAGATTATCGGCTATGCCACTCAACCGATCCAACCCGGCGATCATGTCCATACCCACAACGTCGAGTTCCGCAACACCAGCGTGAACTACGAGTTCGCGACGGATCTCAGGCCCACGAAACCCGCCACCTCGGTCGATACGTTCATGGGTTACCACAGGGACAACGGCCGGGTCGGCACCCGCAATTATGTCGCGGTCCTGACCACCGTGAATTGTTCGGCGACAGCGGCTCGCATGATCGCAAATCACTTTACGCTGGAAAAGCTGGCCGAGTATCCGAACGTCGATGGCGTGGTGGCCTTTGTCCACGGAACGGGCTGCGGAATGGCCGATTCCGGCGACGGTTTCGAAGCTCTCCAACGAGTCATGTGGGGGTTTGCGAAACACCCCAACCACGCTGCCGTTCTGATGGTCGGTCTGGGCTGCGAGATGAACCAGATCGACTGGCTGCTGGACGCGTATGGGCTAAAGCAGAGCCCCACGTTCCAGACGATGAACATCCAGAACGTCGCCGGATTGCGCCGGACCGTGGAAATGGGCATCAGCAAGATCAATCAGATGCTACCCCTTGCAAATAAGGCACAGCGCAGCGAAGCCCCAGCGTCCGAACTTATGGTTGCGCTGCAATGCGGTGGATCGGACGCTTGGTCTGGTGTGACCGCGAACCCGGCGCTCGGACACGCCTGCGACCTGTTGGTCGCCCAAGGCGGCACAGGTGTCCTTGCGGAAACGCCCGAGATCTACGGAGCAGAACACCTTCTGACCCGTCGCGCTCTCGATCGGGCAACTGGCGAAAAGCTGGTCGGACTGATCGATTGGTGGCAGGACTACACAGCCCGCAATCATGGCTCAATGGACAACAACCCAAGCCCCGGCAACAAACAAGGGGGTCTGTCGACCATCCTTGAGAAATCGCTGGGGGCGGCGGTAAAGGGCGGAACCAGCCCTTTGACCGGCGTGTTCAAATACGCCGAACCCATCACGCGCAAAGGCTTCACCTTTATGGACAGCCCCGGATATGACCCGGCCTCGGTAACCGGGCAGATCGCGGCCGGGTGCAACCTTGTGTGCTTCACCACGGGGCGTGGCTCTGCCTTTGGATCCAAACCGGCGCCCACGCTGAAAATCGCCACCAACTCTGAATTGGCGACTCGCATGCCCGAAGACATGGACGTGGATGCGGGAGACATTCTGACCAAAGGGGTCAGCGTCGAAGAAAAAGGACAGGAAATATACCGACGGCTGCTCCAAGTCGCCTCTGGCGCGCGAACCAAGTCCGAGGCCCAGGGGCTGGGTGACTACGAATTCGTTCCCTGGCAAATCGGAGCGATGATGTGA